In a single window of the Acetivibrio clariflavus DSM 19732 genome:
- the yyaC gene encoding spore protease YyaC has product MFFKTSSKQIYIDINNKSAFKTLTDTIYAFIANSLKCGYKSIVFVCIGTDRSTGDSLGPLIGYKMSNLEYKNIYVHGSLDNPVHAKNIDKVMEYIRNFYDKPFIVAIDACLGKADHVGYITIGEGPIKPGSGVKKDLAPVGDMYITGIVNFGGFMDYLILQNTRLNLVMKMADTISMSIKYVLWKISNDPALSSLVCSSNA; this is encoded by the coding sequence ATGTTTTTTAAAACATCAAGCAAACAGATTTATATTGATATAAACAATAAATCAGCGTTTAAGACACTTACTGATACAATATATGCTTTTATTGCTAATTCACTAAAATGCGGATATAAATCAATAGTGTTTGTGTGTATAGGAACTGACCGGTCAACAGGGGATAGTTTGGGTCCGCTGATAGGCTATAAGATGAGTAATTTGGAATATAAAAATATATACGTACATGGCAGTTTGGATAATCCTGTACATGCAAAGAACATAGACAAGGTGATGGAATATATACGGAACTTTTATGATAAGCCTTTTATAGTTGCTATAGATGCTTGCCTCGGAAAAGCAGATCATGTAGGATACATTACAATAGGTGAAGGCCCTATAAAACCGGGATCTGGGGTAAAAAAAGACCTTGCTCCGGTAGGAGATATGTACATAACCGGAATTGTCAATTTTGGAGGTTTTATGGATTACCTTATCCTCCAAAATACAAGACTGAATCTGGTTATGAAAATGGCTGATACCATTTCAATGAGTATAAAATATGTTTTGTGGAAAATAAGCAATGATCCTGCACTATCTTCCTTGGTTTGCAGTTCAAATGCATAA
- a CDS encoding SpoIIE family protein phosphatase has translation MEIPKIKLDSNINLNINMFENIVDCMHDWVRVIDLNDNIIYVNKAMAKALNENPIGKKCYKAFERDIPCEKCVSRATIATGQPQQQEELIHNRTFSVMSSPIKDKDGNIIAVVEVLRDITEMKKLQKAIINQNKKLKSELNIAKKLQYSLLPKEIPNEYVEFSYIYKPCDTLGGDFLDIFKIDTSHIGVYIADVSGHGVAASMLTVFLRSSIDKTIISPASALKKLYIEFNNNFSDQDLYITIFYAIFDITSNTLVYSNAGLNVSPIVLNPYTKTFKLLRVPGIPISNWVENPSYEDKKLILQNRDKLFLYTDGIVELKNNKNEQFGENRLIGVLQGNVESPGVILDRIIKAASEFAGIERYNNAADDITMALLEIKNSKD, from the coding sequence ATGGAGATACCAAAAATCAAATTAGACTCAAATATTAATTTAAATATAAATATGTTTGAAAATATAGTTGATTGTATGCATGATTGGGTCAGAGTAATAGACTTAAATGATAATATTATCTATGTAAATAAAGCAATGGCAAAGGCACTAAACGAAAATCCTATAGGTAAAAAATGTTACAAAGCCTTTGAAAGAGACATACCTTGTGAAAAATGTGTTTCAAGAGCTACCATTGCTACCGGACAACCTCAGCAACAGGAAGAATTAATTCATAATCGTACTTTTTCAGTAATGAGTTCTCCCATTAAAGATAAGGACGGAAACATTATTGCGGTAGTCGAAGTTTTACGGGATATAACAGAAATGAAAAAATTGCAAAAAGCAATCATAAATCAAAACAAAAAGCTGAAAAGTGAACTTAATATAGCCAAAAAGCTTCAGTATAGCCTTTTACCGAAGGAAATTCCCAATGAATATGTTGAATTTTCTTATATCTACAAGCCTTGCGATACCTTAGGTGGAGATTTTCTCGACATTTTTAAAATTGACACAAGCCATATAGGAGTATATATAGCTGATGTTTCGGGCCATGGTGTAGCAGCGTCAATGCTCACGGTCTTTTTGAGATCTTCTATAGATAAAACAATTATTTCACCGGCTTCTGCATTAAAAAAACTTTACATAGAATTTAACAATAATTTTTCCGATCAAGATCTATATATTACTATTTTTTACGCTATATTTGACATTACCAGTAACACTTTGGTTTATTCAAATGCAGGACTTAATGTCTCTCCTATTGTATTAAATCCATACACCAAAACTTTTAAACTTTTAAGAGTTCCCGGAATCCCTATAAGCAATTGGGTTGAAAATCCGTCTTATGAAGACAAAAAATTAATTCTGCAAAACCGTGACAAACTTTTTCTATATACCGACGGTATTGTAGAATTAAAAAATAATAAAAATGAACAATTTGGAGAAAATAGACTAATCGGCGTTTTACAAGGTAACGTTGAAAGCCCCGGTGTAATTCTTGATCGAATTATTAAAGCTGCCTCTGAATTTGCCGGCATTGAAAGATACAACAATGCTGCAGACGATATCACTATGGCACTTTTAGAAATAAAAAATTCAAAAGATTAA